The genomic stretch CAGCGAGTACGTCAAGACCGCCGGGCATTATCACCCGTGCGTCCCCGGCACGTGCTGCACCTATCCCGAGGTCTATGAAGTGCTCCGTGGCATGGCGCACTATCTTTTACAGAAGTGCGTGGACGGGCGCATCGTGGACGTGGCCATGATCGAGGCCGGCGAAGGAGACCATGTGCTCATACCTCCCGGCTACGGGCACGTGACTATAAACCCTTCAAATAAGGAGCTGAAGATGTCGAACTGGGTATCCCGCGAGTTCTCTTCCCTGTACGAGCCCTACAAGAAATGCGGCGGAGGGGCGTACTTTGAATTAACGGACGGGCGCCTCATCCGCAACGGGCGGTGCGACCACATACCGGACATCCGGTTCCTCAAGCCCGCCAGCATCTCGAAAATCGGCCTCAATAAAGGAAAGGAGATGTACGGCCTGGTCCGGGACATCGGGAAGCTTGAGTTCCTGAATAAGCCCCAGGACTACGACCTGCTCTGGGAAGAGGCGCTGAGCGACAGGAACGCCGTGAAGCCCGGCACTCCGGCCCGTTAATTATATTTCCTCTATTTTCGGCTTGAGCTCGCCCGGGATGCCGAGC from Methanocella sp. encodes the following:
- a CDS encoding glucose-6-phosphate isomerase family protein; protein product: MERALQFGPGSVQPDVRKLSEMREVIYDMDWLKTAPDMDLYYMYRDLALSRNDRSLMLDNHLRFDITVIPPGKLGSEYVKTAGHYHPCVPGTCCTYPEVYEVLRGMAHYLLQKCVDGRIVDVAMIEAGEGDHVLIPPGYGHVTINPSNKELKMSNWVSREFSSLYEPYKKCGGGAYFELTDGRLIRNGRCDHIPDIRFLKPASISKIGLNKGKEMYGLVRDIGKLEFLNKPQDYDLLWEEALSDRNAVKPGTPAR